The genomic DNA ATCCCGGCCGCGGCGAGCACGACGCCGCCGAGCGGGCGGATGCCGGTCTCCCGGGCGGTGAGCCACCCGCCGATGAGTCCGACGGCGACGACGGGGGCGGTGTTCACGGACTCGGCGGGCTTGATCGCTGTGCTCATGGTCTCGAGGGTAGTCCGGCTGTCTGGACGTCGGGCTCATGATCCCGGTGGCGAGGGCTGCGCCGGACGACGAGGGGATTGCGTCAGCGACGCCCGAGAACGGGCGCGACGGCGCCCCTCACCGCACCACCGCCACCCCGTGGGCGGGCACCGCGCCGGCCGCGGCGGGGCCGGCGGCGTCGAGCATGTCGGCGCCGCTGACCGCCTCGAGGACCTCGCCGGGTGCGGGCCGGTCCTCCTCGCCCAGGTTCAGCACGAGCGTGAGCGGCCGCGTCCCGGCCTCGTCGCGCGGGGTCAGCACGATCTCGGCGTAGGCGTTCTCGAGGGTCCCCTCACGCACCTCGACGTGCGCCTCGGCCAGCCACGCCTCGCGACGGCGCAGGGCGAGCAGCCGCTGATGCACCTCGAGGATGCGTGGGGCCGCCTCCGGATCGAGCACCTGCAGCGGGCGCGGGGCCGGGCTCGAGCCGGGATCGGCGGCGTCGTCCGTCGCCGCGGGTTCCTCGGCCGTGCCCTCGGGGCCCTCCCGCACTCCCGCCGGGGCCTCCGGGAACGCGGGCCGGATTGCGTCGTCCCCGCCGGGTCGCTCCTCCTTCACCCCGATCGCTCCGAACTCATCGCCCGCGTACACCGCGGGGATGCCGGGCAGCAGCGCCAGCAGAGCGTAGGCGACGGCCAGGTCGCGACCGTCGGACAGCTGCGAGGCGATGCGGGTGGTGTCGTGATTGCCCACGAACGTCAGGGGGCGGGAGCCGCCGTCCGTGTCGAGGAACTCCTGGTGACGGCCCAGGGCGTGGGCCAGCTCGAAGAGGTTCTCGTCGTGCAGTGCCGACCAGATCGCCTTCCACAGCTCGTACTGGGTGACCGAGTCCGCGCCCGAGGCGGCGGCGAACGCCGAGTAGTCGCCGTGGATGACCTCGCCGAGCAGCCAGGCCTGCGGGTGCGCGGTGCGGACCCGCTCGAGGATCGGCGCCCAGGTCTCGGCCCCGGCGGCGTACATCGCATCCAACCGCCACCCGTCGGCTCCGCGGTCGAGCCACAGGGTCATGATGTCCACGATCGCGTCCTGCACGACGGAATCGCTCAGGTCCAGCTCGACCAGGTCGGCGTTGCCCTCGAAGGCGTACGGGTGCTCGC from Brachybacterium sacelli includes the following:
- a CDS encoding alpha-amylase family glycosyl hydrolase, with amino-acid sequence MNTTEPSSPPWIRDAICWQVYPLGFCGAPGHREDLEGEGYGGAAGENVVHRLPRLLGWLDHLVGLGANVMILNPVFDSVSHGYDTLDHRRPDPRLGSDQDVDALIAACHERGIRVVLDGVFNHVSDRHPVARRAISVGPNSPEGAHIRWAGEHPYAFEGNADLVELDLSDSVVQDAIVDIMTLWLDRGADGWRLDAMYAAGAETWAPILERVRTAHPQAWLLGEVIHGDYSAFAAASGADSVTQYELWKAIWSALHDENLFELAHALGRHQEFLDTDGGSRPLTFVGNHDTTRIASQLSDGRDLAVAYALLALLPGIPAVYAGDEFGAIGVKEERPGGDDAIRPAFPEAPAGVREGPEGTAEEPAATDDAADPGSSPAPRPLQVLDPEAAPRILEVHQRLLALRRREAWLAEAHVEVREGTLENAYAEIVLTPRDEAGTRPLTLVLNLGEEDRPAPGEVLEAVSGADMLDAAGPAAAGAVPAHGVAVVR